A segment of the Atribacterota bacterium genome:
GTTGTTTTGCCAACTCCATTAGAGCCAATTAATGATACAATCTCTCCCTTATCCACATGTATATTTATTTTATGAAGAACATTACTTTCGCCATATCCTGCTGTTATATCTTTGATTTCCAATAACAAAATAATTACCTCCTATTTCTTAGCCCTGAATGAATTTTTTCCTAAATACGCCATAATAACATCTTCATTATTCTGGACTTCATCGGGGGTTCCCTGGGCAATAACCTTGCCATTATCCATTACTGTTATCCTCTCACTTACCGACATTACCAGTCGCATATCATGTTCAACAATAATTACACTGAACCCAATTTTTTCTTTTATATCCATGACCATTTTGATGATTTCATCTGCTTCTGTCGGGGTTAGACCTGCGGTAGGTTCATCCAGTAATAACACTTTAGGATTATAGGCAACAGCCCTGACAATCTCTACTTTTCGTTGTATACCATAAGCCAGATCTGATACATTGGTATGGCGATATTCGGTCAGATTAAATGTATTAATCATTTGTTCAATTTTTGCATTCATTTCTTTTTCCTGTTGCTGGTATACCTGACTGGTTAATATGGCACTGGGGAAAGAGTAGGTCAGATAATTATGGAAAACGGCTCTGATGTTTTCTATTACGTTCATCCCATGCAATAATCGTATATTTTGAAAAGTCCGCACAATTCCTCTGGCAGAGATCAAGTGTGGAGGGAGATTTGTTACATTATCACCCTGGAAAATAATATTTCCGCTATCTGACTTTAAGACACCGGTTAATAAATTAAAGACTGTGGTCTTCCCTGCTCCATTTGGGCCTATTAAACTGACAAATGCTCCTTTTTCCAGCTCGAAATTAAAATCTGAAACAGCAGTAAGTCCACCAAATCTCTTGGTTAAATTCTTTACTTCTAAATCTAAATTATTATTTTTATTACTGTTACTAAGAGTTTGACTGTTTCTTGTATCATTCATATCACCCTCACTATTATTGAATAAGAACCAGGGCACAAATGATAAAACATTTGTGCCCTTTGTTGTTTTTTTTAATTACATATTTTAGTTAAATATATCTTCCGGGTCCAAACTATCAAGGAATATCAATTCCTGATTCTGTACAGCTTTAAATACAACAGTCTTTAAAGGAACGCGTGGATATTCAGCTGTTTCTGGATCTGGATAAGAAATAGGGGCAGTTGTAGTTGTAAAAACATCTTTGGCCTGCAAGGCATCACGTATTGCTGTTCTCTTTCCGGCTAAGTCCAGAGAATCCCATGTTTCTTTTCCGATAGAATCAATAGCTTCCATTATCAATCTTAAGGCATCATAACCTAAAGCCTCAAATCCACCCGGTGTTTCGTTATATTCTTTTGTAAATTCATCGACAAAATGTTTAGCGTTCTCAGTTAACGGATGGTCTCCTGCAAATTGAGTAGAAATAATCGAACCTTCAACTGCATCACCACCAACCTCAATAATTGTTACATCATCAGCTCCGTCGCCAAACATAAATGGCAATTCAATTCCCATATCTCTTGCCTGCATTGCAATTTTAGGAGCATCAGGAGGTAATGGTGGGGTAATAATTAAGCCATCAATTGGGTCTTTGGCAAATTTGATTCTGGTTAACTGTGCTGAATAGTTCACATCACCGGTTTGGTATATTTCCTGCATCACGATTGAATCAGGGTCACCAGTAATCTCTTTAAAACTTTCCATAAAAACTTCAGACAGGTAGGTGCTGTAAGCACTGGCATTATCCCACATGATAGCAACTTTTTCCCAGCCTAATACATCAAAGGCATATTTTGCCATTGCCCGACCCTGGATATTGTCTCCAAAGGCTGCCATGAATACATAGTCACCGATTCTGGTTTGAGTAGGAGTGGTAGCACTACCGACTACTAAAACAGTCTGATGATCCTGTAAAACAGGACCCATGGCTGAAGTAAAGGAGTCGTCAGTAGAGCCGGCAACAGCCACAACCTTGATATCTTCGCTTAAACGTTTGGCTGCATTAGAGATAACGTCTAATTTTCCCTGTCCATCTATATTATGCAATTCAACAGGGTACCCAAATATTCCGCCTTCATCATTAACAAGTTTAACGGCAAGTCTGGCGCCTTTTAACTGCATCTGGCAGGATGTAGCACCAATCCCGATTGAATCCCAAATTGAACCTATAACAATTTTATTGTCCTGGGCAAAAACCATTCCGCTGGTAAAAATTAGCATTACAACTAAACTAATAACTACATATAGTACTTTATTTATTTTCATTAAAATATCCTCCATTTCATTTAGTAGTTTTATAATATTTTTAAATACATTATTTCTCTCAGTATCCCTCCTCTCTTTTTGACAGCTAAATCACTAACCAATCCGGATTATTG
Coding sequences within it:
- a CDS encoding ABC transporter ATP-binding protein, producing MNDTRNSQTLSNSNKNNNLDLEVKNLTKRFGGLTAVSDFNFELEKGAFVSLIGPNGAGKTTVFNLLTGVLKSDSGNIIFQGDNVTNLPPHLISARGIVRTFQNIRLLHGMNVIENIRAVFHNYLTYSFPSAILTSQVYQQQEKEMNAKIEQMINTFNLTEYRHTNVSDLAYGIQRKVEIVRAVAYNPKVLLLDEPTAGLTPTEADEIIKMVMDIKEKIGFSVIIVEHDMRLVMSVSERITVMDNGKVIAQGTPDEVQNNEDVIMAYLGKNSFRAKK
- a CDS encoding ABC transporter substrate-binding protein, with protein sequence MKINKVLYVVISLVVMLIFTSGMVFAQDNKIVIGSIWDSIGIGATSCQMQLKGARLAVKLVNDEGGIFGYPVELHNIDGQGKLDVISNAAKRLSEDIKVVAVAGSTDDSFTSAMGPVLQDHQTVLVVGSATTPTQTRIGDYVFMAAFGDNIQGRAMAKYAFDVLGWEKVAIMWDNASAYSTYLSEVFMESFKEITGDPDSIVMQEIYQTGDVNYSAQLTRIKFAKDPIDGLIITPPLPPDAPKIAMQARDMGIELPFMFGDGADDVTIIEVGGDAVEGSIISTQFAGDHPLTENAKHFVDEFTKEYNETPGGFEALGYDALRLIMEAIDSIGKETWDSLDLAGKRTAIRDALQAKDVFTTTTAPISYPDPETAEYPRVPLKTVVFKAVQNQELIFLDSLDPEDIFN